Proteins co-encoded in one Acinetobacter lwoffii genomic window:
- the dusA gene encoding tRNA dihydrouridine(20/20a) synthase DusA → MSILSKPSNTQNPRISVAPMMDWTTKDYRFFARLFNPNVIMYTEMVTTGAIIYGDAKRHLDFNTEEQPIVLQLGGSNPKDLATCTKMAQDWGYNEVNLNVGCPSDRVQNNKIGACLMAEPDLVAECIAEMRHAVEIPVTVKHRIGIDDMQSYEEMLHFVDTVAKTGCNNFIVHARIALLKGLSPKENRDVPPLRYEDVYRLKQDRPDLLIEINGGIKTYAETLEHLKYVDGVMIGREAYHNPYLLAELGQLWNLDAPDRFDIMQQMLPYIAQRMAEGAPLSIITRHILGLFQNLPGARKWRQALSGGNAKTLKDVETALFNIQEAMQRTEDYVREHQQVES, encoded by the coding sequence ATGAGTATTTTATCAAAACCAAGCAACACACAGAATCCTCGAATCAGTGTTGCGCCGATGATGGATTGGACCACCAAAGATTATCGTTTCTTTGCACGTCTGTTTAACCCGAATGTGATTATGTACACTGAAATGGTCACCACAGGTGCAATCATTTACGGTGATGCCAAACGTCATTTGGACTTTAATACAGAAGAACAGCCAATCGTGTTGCAACTCGGCGGCTCGAATCCAAAAGATCTCGCCACTTGTACCAAGATGGCACAGGACTGGGGCTATAACGAAGTCAATTTAAATGTAGGTTGCCCAAGTGACCGGGTACAGAATAATAAAATTGGTGCCTGTCTGATGGCGGAGCCTGATCTAGTCGCAGAATGTATTGCTGAAATGCGTCACGCGGTGGAGATTCCAGTGACCGTAAAACACCGGATCGGAATTGATGATATGCAATCTTATGAAGAGATGCTGCATTTTGTCGACACCGTGGCCAAAACCGGCTGTAATAACTTTATCGTGCATGCACGGATTGCCTTATTAAAAGGTCTATCACCTAAAGAAAACCGCGATGTGCCACCCCTACGTTATGAAGATGTCTACCGTTTAAAACAGGATCGTCCTGATCTGCTCATTGAGATCAACGGTGGGATTAAAACCTATGCCGAAACCCTGGAACATCTCAAATATGTGGATGGTGTGATGATTGGCCGCGAAGCCTATCATAATCCTTACTTACTGGCTGAACTGGGCCAACTGTGGAATCTGGATGCACCAGACCGTTTTGACATTATGCAACAGATGCTGCCTTATATTGCGCAGCGCATGGCCGAAGGTGCACCTTTATCCATTATTACCCGTCATATTCTGGGACTGTTCCAGAACTTGCCGGGTGCACGCAAATGGCGTCAGGCTTTAAGCGGTGGTAATGCTAAAACCTTGAAAGATGTAGAAACTGCACTCTTTAATATTCAGGAAGCCATGCAGCGTACCGAAGATTATGTACGTGAACATCAACAAGTTGAATCCTAA
- a CDS encoding site-specific integrase: MGTITQRKLVNGSIRYRAEIRINRKDLPIYKESKTFGSKKVAAIWLAKREAEIEENPEILFGQEDVIDLTLSNAISKYLAEVGAEYGRTKTYSLKLIQKFPIARHVITKIKSTHIAEHVALRKKGIEDLRLAPVASSTLQHELLHIRGVLSHAAVMWDIDIDLNSFDKATAQLRKTRQISSSQKRDRLPTNEELAALTKYFVNKWNNPAYSYPMHLIIWFAIYSCRREAEITRMELSDFDIHNNSWKIRDLKNPTGSKGNHKEFNVLPQCKKIIELLSEQEVRARMLKRGYGDEYLIPLSPKTIGGEFRKACKLLGIDDLKFHDLRHEGCTRLAEQGFTIPQIQQISLHDSWGSLERYVSVKRRKQTLNFENSLELTS, encoded by the coding sequence ATGGGTACAATCACGCAGCGTAAGTTAGTCAATGGATCAATACGCTATCGTGCTGAAATTCGAATCAATCGAAAAGATTTACCAATATATAAAGAAAGTAAAACATTTGGATCGAAGAAAGTTGCAGCAATTTGGTTAGCAAAAAGGGAAGCTGAAATAGAAGAAAATCCTGAAATTTTGTTTGGTCAAGAAGATGTAATAGATCTAACTCTTTCTAACGCTATTTCGAAATATTTGGCGGAAGTGGGAGCTGAGTATGGACGAACTAAAACATATTCACTCAAACTTATTCAGAAGTTTCCAATCGCGCGGCATGTTATCACAAAAATTAAATCGACTCATATTGCGGAACACGTAGCTCTACGCAAAAAAGGCATTGAAGATCTAAGACTCGCTCCTGTTGCATCTAGTACACTCCAGCATGAGCTTTTACATATTAGAGGGGTGCTATCTCATGCAGCGGTAATGTGGGATATAGATATTGATCTAAATTCTTTCGATAAGGCAACAGCACAATTAAGAAAGACACGCCAAATTTCATCAAGTCAAAAAAGAGATAGGCTTCCAACGAATGAAGAGTTGGCGGCATTGACGAAGTATTTTGTCAATAAATGGAATAATCCTGCTTACAGTTATCCAATGCATTTGATTATTTGGTTTGCAATTTACTCATGTAGACGTGAGGCGGAAATAACTCGAATGGAATTAAGTGATTTTGACATTCATAACAACTCATGGAAAATACGTGATTTGAAAAACCCAACAGGCTCTAAAGGGAATCATAAGGAGTTTAATGTATTACCTCAGTGTAAAAAAATTATTGAGCTTTTATCGGAGCAGGAAGTTAGAGCTAGAATGTTGAAAAGAGGCTATGGCGATGAATATCTGATACCTCTTAGTCCAAAAACAATAGGTGGTGAATTTAGAAAAGCTTGTAAGTTGCTTGGAATAGATGATTTAAAATTCCATGATTTGAGACATGAAGGGTGTACCCGTTTAGCTGAGCAAGGTTTCACTATCCCCCAGATACAGCAAATTAGTTTGCACGATTCATGGGGGAGTTTGGAAAGGTATGTATCAGTTAAACGAAGAAAACAGACCCTTAATTTTGAGAATTCGTTAGAGC